One genomic region from Prunus persica cultivar Lovell chromosome G3, Prunus_persica_NCBIv2, whole genome shotgun sequence encodes:
- the LOC18782410 gene encoding protein LIGHT-DEPENDENT SHORT HYPOCOTYLS 10, giving the protein MSAERGKDFADGSSSAGSPGDDHQQPATPSRYESQKRRDWNTFGQYLKNQRPPVPLSQCNYNHVLEFLRYLDQFGKTKVHLQGCMFYGQPEPPAPCTCPLRQAWGSLDALIGRLRAAYEENGGSPETNPFASGAIRVYLREVRECQAKARGIPYKKKKKKPSPSKGGNDDESSSTMHFS; this is encoded by the coding sequence atgtcTGCCGAAAGAGGCAAAGATTTCGCCGATGGATCATCGTCTGCCGGGTCTCCAGGCGATGATCATCAGCAGCCAGCCACTCCGAGCCGGTACGAGTCCCAGAAGAGAAGGGACTGGAATACTTTTGGTCAGTACTTGAAGAACCAAAGGCCTCCAGTCCCACTTTCTCAGTGCAATTACAACCATGTGTTGGAGTTTCTTAGGTATCTGGATCAGTTTGGGAAGACCAAAGTTCATCTCCAGGGCTGCATGTTTTATGGGCAGCCTGAGCCTCCTGCTCCTTGCACATGCCCTCTAAGGCAAGCTTGGGGCAGCCTTGATGCCCTCATAGGGAGGCTGAGGGCTGCCTATGAAGAAAATGGAGGGTCCCCAGAAACCAACCCTTTTGCTAGTGGTGCAATCAGGGTTTATCTGAGGGAGGTGAGGGAGTGTCAAGCTAAGGCAAGAGGGATCCcttacaagaagaagaagaagaagccaagTCCAAGCAAGGGAGGAAATGATGATGAATCTAGCTCTACCATGCACTTCTCTTGA